The stretch of DNA GAAGCGCGTTGACGCTGTCGGTCCCCGTGTTGCTGCCAGAATAGTCACGGTGTCCCCCTATCTTGTGGCATGGGGAGGCTGGGTCGCTATCGGTTAGGCGGTAGCCGTCTATTTAAGCTGGGTGGACGAACATCCAGTCGGTAAGGTGCTCACCTGTCCTGCTCGGGGTCGTTGCTGTGATTGGCGCTCGATTGCAGTCGCATCTGTTCGAGCACCGGTTCCCGATTGCGACGCTGTGGGAGGGGCCCGCTGTCCTCGTGCGCCCAGGCTATCGCGCCGCAGGCGGGTTCATAGCTGCGTTTGGCGCCGCGCCTCTCGTATCGCGCTGCCTGCGGCTGCCGTTTAGAAGGCTAGCGGACACCCTGGCGCCTGTGCCCGCCATCGTTCTCGCCGTCGGTCGCCTTGGCTGCTTCTTCGCGTCGTGCTGCTTTGGGAAGGTGTCCTCACTGCCATTGGCTACACAGTACCCGCCGGGAACCGAGCCGTTCTTCAATCACGTCGCGCGAGGACTGATATCAGCCACGGCGCCTCACTCGCTTGGCGTCCACCCCCTGCAGCTCTACTTCAGCGTGAGTGCGGGATGCACCGCAGTGTGCCTGCTCGCCTTGAGGGGGCGCCAGCGATACGAGGGGC from bacterium encodes:
- a CDS encoding prolipoprotein diacylglyceryl transferase is translated as MQSHLFEHRFPIATLWEGPAVLVRPGYRAAGGFIAAFGAAPLVSRCLRLPFRRLADTLAPVPAIVLAVGRLGCFFASCCFGKVSSLPLATQYPPGTEPFFNHVARGLISATAPHSLGVHPLQLYFSVSAGCTAVCLLALRGRQRYEGQLALLMAALLSWQAVALEPLRELAAVQSVPGRFSAPLISALLLSGVLVWNQVSVAKDSLR